One Pseudanabaena sp. FACHB-2040 DNA segment encodes these proteins:
- the terL gene encoding phage terminase large subunit produces the protein MALSSLKQWHEVEQWALAKKRQAEASDKVLTFREFVCQVMPSYQWYRHCEVLADILQEVADGKRHRLMIFMPPRHGKSQLTSRLFPAYYLYRHPERFVGISSYAADLAHGFSRICRENYRKVGGQIKNDSGQIKHWETVSGGGLWAAGVGGPITGKGYHLGLIDDPLKNHAEAFSETIRRGQKEWYESTFATREEPGGAQIVILTRWHEDDLAGWLLGREVGDDEESPPEHWHVVNLPAIAEDEAIKIPDTCTLEPDWRQPGQPLCPERYSLSRLAKFRKNPYFWAALFQQRPSPLEGDYFKRDWWQFYQQPPAKFDRVIISGDCAFKETSSSDFVVLQVWGVVGGLYYLLDQVRGRMDINATLTAVQALSAKWPQARAKLIEDKANGPAVIDLLKRKLPGMIPVNPEGGKVARAVAVSPYVQSGNVFLPESARWVLDFIEEFAAFPNGSHDDQVDAMTQAINWLETEARSHGPAQKSGRRFA, from the coding sequence GTGGCCCTTTCATCGCTCAAGCAATGGCATGAGGTAGAGCAGTGGGCGCTGGCTAAGAAGCGCCAGGCCGAGGCATCAGACAAGGTGCTGACGTTCCGTGAGTTCGTCTGCCAGGTGATGCCCTCCTACCAGTGGTATCGGCACTGCGAAGTGCTGGCTGACATTCTGCAGGAGGTGGCCGACGGTAAGCGCCACCGGCTAATGATTTTCATGCCGCCCCGGCACGGCAAAAGCCAGCTCACCTCTCGCCTCTTCCCCGCCTACTACCTCTACCGGCACCCAGAGCGCTTTGTTGGCATCAGCAGCTACGCAGCAGATTTGGCTCACGGCTTCAGCAGAATTTGTCGGGAGAATTACCGCAAGGTAGGTGGCCAAATCAAAAACGATTCTGGCCAGATTAAGCACTGGGAAACGGTCAGCGGCGGTGGCCTGTGGGCGGCAGGGGTGGGCGGCCCCATCACGGGCAAGGGCTACCACCTGGGCCTGATTGACGACCCCTTGAAGAACCACGCCGAGGCCTTCAGCGAGACCATCCGGCGAGGGCAGAAGGAGTGGTATGAATCGACTTTCGCCACTCGTGAGGAGCCTGGCGGCGCTCAGATTGTCATCCTGACCCGATGGCATGAGGACGACCTGGCAGGCTGGCTGCTGGGCCGGGAAGTGGGCGATGACGAGGAAAGCCCGCCGGAGCACTGGCACGTCGTCAACCTACCTGCGATCGCAGAGGACGAGGCGATCAAAATCCCCGATACCTGCACCCTGGAGCCGGACTGGCGGCAGCCAGGGCAGCCGCTGTGCCCCGAGCGCTACTCGCTCTCGCGCCTAGCCAAGTTCAGGAAAAACCCCTACTTCTGGGCGGCCCTCTTCCAGCAGCGCCCCAGCCCACTGGAGGGCGACTACTTCAAGCGCGACTGGTGGCAGTTCTACCAGCAGCCCCCGGCCAAGTTCGACCGGGTGATTATCTCGGGTGACTGCGCCTTCAAAGAGACCAGCAGCAGCGACTTTGTGGTGCTCCAGGTGTGGGGCGTGGTGGGCGGCCTGTATTACCTGCTAGACCAGGTGCGAGGTCGCATGGACATCAACGCCACCCTGACGGCGGTGCAGGCCCTCTCGGCCAAATGGCCGCAGGCCCGCGCCAAGCTGATTGAGGACAAGGCCAACGGCCCGGCGGTGATCGACCTGCTCAAGCGAAAGCTGCCAGGTATGATTCCGGTCAACCCCGAGGGCGGCAAGGTAGCGCGGGCAGTGGCTGTGAGCCCCTACGTGCAGTCGGGTAACGTGTTCCTGCCTGAGTCGGCGCGGTGGGTGCTCGACTTCATTGAGGAGTTCGCCGCCTTCCCCAATGGCTCACACGATGACCAGGTGGATGCGATGACCCAGGCGATCAACTGGCTAGAGACCGAGGCTCGCAGCCACGGCCCTGCTCAGAAGTCTGGCCGCCGCTTTGCTTAG
- a CDS encoding DUF4055 domain-containing protein — MTYDRSAERLKATPINDGQSPFPDKVKAAAEDNKPGPRTPGAKYREMERFWQKLRDVRGGTEAMRDAGKSYLPEEPDEAPETYANRLGRATLAPIYEWLVGVFVGMIMRKPIALPTEGIPSDVQAHLANIDLEGSSLDQFASDLLESAIDYSYCGVLVEYPTAEGIATRADEVAAALRPYWVAYPGDRILDMRWHQQGSQHYLKQLRLLQHLCEPDGDFGERSVEQVMVYDRTPAGVTWRTFRESKEKKWVEHQQGTLSRAEIPFEVLWTNRKQKITKPPMIEALNLNIRHYQLSADLDYSLHIASVPRWLFFGTTAEDLGSVGSVSEAICFPNENARAEWSIPDISAFEPVRDRMGEVERQAKAMGLAAMVAQKNVGESAEAKRLDRGQGDSRLAVLAQTLQQVIDRCLGHHYGYMGLTPAQAPACQVNRDFDTTTLDAGMLGALTGAANAGKLSDLTYHGLLKAGEIGLPDDWTPELEAERLEQQRARDTARPLLANGLKNPLDSLLEG; from the coding sequence ATGACCTACGACCGAAGCGCCGAGAGACTTAAAGCCACACCCATCAACGACGGCCAATCGCCCTTTCCTGACAAGGTGAAGGCGGCGGCTGAAGACAATAAACCTGGCCCCCGCACCCCAGGGGCAAAGTACCGAGAGATGGAGCGCTTTTGGCAAAAGCTGCGCGATGTGCGCGGCGGCACCGAGGCCATGCGCGACGCGGGCAAGAGTTACTTGCCAGAGGAGCCCGACGAGGCCCCAGAAACATACGCCAACCGACTGGGCCGAGCCACGCTGGCCCCCATCTACGAATGGCTGGTGGGCGTGTTTGTCGGCATGATTATGCGCAAGCCAATTGCTCTGCCGACTGAGGGCATCCCCAGCGATGTGCAGGCCCACCTGGCCAATATCGACTTGGAGGGCAGCAGCCTTGATCAGTTCGCCAGTGACCTGCTAGAGTCGGCCATCGACTACAGCTACTGCGGCGTGCTGGTGGAGTACCCCACTGCCGAAGGTATCGCAACTCGCGCCGATGAGGTGGCTGCGGCCCTGCGGCCCTACTGGGTGGCTTACCCCGGCGATCGCATTCTCGATATGCGCTGGCACCAGCAGGGCAGCCAGCACTACCTCAAGCAGCTGCGGCTGCTGCAGCACCTCTGCGAGCCCGACGGCGACTTTGGCGAGCGCTCAGTGGAGCAGGTGATGGTCTATGACAGAACCCCTGCAGGCGTGACCTGGCGGACGTTTCGGGAGAGCAAAGAGAAGAAATGGGTGGAGCACCAGCAGGGCACTCTCAGCCGCGCCGAAATCCCCTTTGAAGTGCTCTGGACAAATCGCAAACAGAAGATCACCAAGCCGCCGATGATTGAGGCTCTAAACCTCAACATCAGGCACTACCAGCTATCGGCTGACCTGGATTACAGCCTGCACATCGCCAGCGTCCCCCGCTGGCTGTTCTTCGGCACTACGGCTGAGGATTTGGGCAGTGTGGGCAGCGTGAGCGAGGCCATCTGCTTCCCCAACGAAAACGCCCGCGCCGAGTGGAGCATCCCCGATATTTCAGCTTTTGAGCCAGTGCGCGATCGCATGGGTGAGGTGGAGCGCCAGGCCAAAGCAATGGGTCTAGCAGCGATGGTGGCCCAGAAGAACGTGGGTGAAAGCGCCGAGGCAAAGCGCCTGGACCGTGGCCAGGGTGACTCTCGCCTGGCAGTGCTGGCCCAAACGCTGCAGCAGGTGATCGACCGCTGCCTGGGCCACCACTACGGCTACATGGGCCTAACCCCTGCCCAGGCTCCGGCCTGCCAGGTCAACCGCGACTTCGACACCACCACCCTCGATGCAGGGATGCTCGGTGCCCTCACCGGCGCTGCCAATGCTGGCAAGCTGAGCGACCTGACCTACCACGGCCTGCTCAAGGCGGGCGAAATCGGGCTGCCGGACGATTGGACCCCTGAGCTAGAGGCAGAGCGGCTGGAGCAGCAGCGAGCCCGCGACACGGCTCGCCCGCTGCTGGCCAATGGCCTGAAAAATCCGCTCGATTCGCTCCTAGAGGGCTAG
- a CDS encoding coat protein — translation MATTSIADIIVPEIWVPYMQERTTQKSALFQSGIIEQSETYDDLITKGANTANMPFFKDLSGRSQGLSEDIPLNPKKIGTGGDVCVIQRRGDAWSSSDLAKALSGADPADAIAELVSDYWVRDMQTTLLCILKGVFGSTAMAAEHVRNLAIEAGATATEDNLISSGGVLDAFKLMGDKLDAFAGIAMHGDIYWELEKQDVIEFLAPSGQNDQPIRTYKGKMVIVDDTMPKVPGTTSGFKYTTYLFGMDTIAYGEGTPMGEFGEDISVETDRDILAGKGYLTNRRHFTMHPKGVKWKGILAGATPTDAELEAAASWERVFEKKNVPIAALVTNG, via the coding sequence ATGGCTACTACTTCTATTGCAGACATCATCGTTCCAGAGATCTGGGTGCCCTACATGCAGGAGCGCACCACCCAGAAATCTGCCCTCTTCCAATCCGGCATCATCGAGCAGTCTGAGACCTACGACGACCTGATCACTAAAGGCGCTAACACCGCCAATATGCCTTTCTTTAAAGACCTCTCTGGCCGCTCTCAGGGCCTGAGCGAGGACATTCCCCTCAACCCCAAAAAGATCGGCACTGGCGGCGATGTGTGCGTGATTCAGCGCCGTGGTGATGCCTGGAGCAGCTCCGACCTGGCCAAGGCCCTCTCTGGCGCTGACCCCGCCGATGCGATCGCAGAACTGGTCTCGGATTACTGGGTGCGTGACATGCAGACCACCCTGCTGTGCATTCTCAAGGGCGTGTTTGGCTCCACGGCAATGGCAGCCGAACATGTTCGCAACCTCGCCATTGAGGCCGGTGCTACGGCCACCGAGGACAACCTGATTAGCTCTGGCGGCGTGCTCGATGCCTTCAAGCTGATGGGCGACAAGCTCGACGCTTTTGCTGGGATCGCCATGCACGGCGATATCTACTGGGAGCTCGAAAAGCAGGACGTGATTGAGTTCTTGGCTCCGAGCGGGCAAAACGACCAGCCGATTCGCACCTATAAGGGAAAAATGGTGATCGTCGACGACACGATGCCCAAAGTTCCTGGCACCACCAGCGGCTTCAAGTACACCACCTACCTCTTTGGCATGGACACCATCGCTTACGGCGAAGGCACGCCCATGGGCGAGTTTGGCGAGGACATCAGCGTCGAAACTGACCGCGACATCCTGGCCGGTAAGGGCTACCTCACCAACCGCCGCCACTTCACCATGCACCCCAAGGGAGTCAAGTGGAAGGGCATCCTCGCAGGCGCTACCCCCACCGACGCTGAGCTCGAAGCAGCTGCTAGCTGGGAGCGGGTGTTTGAGAAGAAGAATGTGCCGATCGCAGCCCTAGTCACCAACGGCTAA